One Mesomycoplasma molare genomic window carries:
- a CDS encoding ABC transporter permease, with product MELIKKKIDNKKYYYDNNLVYFTNNRNKDLSLKDKFLAIDSPFLKTFIRFSKILLEFFIIGLIVITITFFLINAVPGSNTLTAGLDESARKAVEIKYGLNLPIFQRYLNYLAGLFKGDFGISLSLFPGQEINSFIWERFYKSFLIGIFSVVLTVSIGISIGIWVGKNPGGVLDNVSTFLVSIFSSVPSIIFALILVFLGRLIRLPYIFDHKDLFTYILPGLALSLGSIIVYIKYIRTELNRELNSVHAKFAYLKGLSKSRFVWMHALKPSLFPIATFFPAVIFGSFIGSIFIEQIFFISGSGATLLQAIQTKDYNVILFLIVIYSFLTIISYAARDILYEVIDPRIRRKGA from the coding sequence ATGGAATTAATAAAGAAAAAAATAGATAATAAAAAGTATTATTATGATAATAATTTAGTTTATTTTACTAATAATAGAAATAAAGATTTGTCTTTAAAAGACAAGTTTTTAGCTATTGATTCTCCTTTTCTAAAAACCTTTATAAGATTTTCAAAAATTCTCTTAGAATTCTTTATCATTGGATTAATTGTTATTACAATAACTTTCTTTTTAATTAATGCAGTTCCTGGATCAAATACCTTAACAGCTGGTTTAGATGAATCCGCTAGAAAAGCTGTTGAAATTAAATATGGATTAAATTTACCTATTTTCCAAAGATATCTAAACTATTTAGCCGGTTTATTTAAAGGTGATTTTGGTATTTCTCTATCTTTATTTCCAGGTCAAGAAATAAATTCATTTATTTGAGAGAGATTTTATAAATCATTTTTAATTGGAATTTTTTCCGTTGTTTTAACTGTTTCAATTGGGATTTCTATCGGAATATGAGTTGGTAAAAATCCAGGGGGCGTTCTTGATAATGTATCAACCTTTTTAGTAAGTATCTTTTCATCAGTTCCTTCAATAATTTTTGCCTTAATATTAGTATTTTTAGGAAGATTAATTAGATTACCTTATATTTTCGATCATAAAGATTTATTTACATATATTCTACCCGGATTAGCTCTTTCGTTAGGAAGTATTATTGTTTATATAAAATATATAAGAACAGAATTAAATCGAGAACTTAATTCTGTGCATGCTAAATTTGCTTATCTTAAAGGTTTATCTAAAAGTAGATTTGTTTGAATGCATGCTTTAAAACCTTCTTTATTCCCGATAGCAACATTTTTCCCTGCTGTAATTTTTGGATCATTTATTGGAAGTATATTTATTGAACAAATTTTCTTTATTTCCGGTTCAGGAGCGACATTATTACAAGCTATTCAAACAAAAGATTATAATGTAATTTTATTTTTAATTGTTATTTACTCTTTCTTAACAATTATTTCTTATGCTGCTCGTGACATCTTGTATGAAGTTATTGATCCTAGAATTAGAAGAAAGGGAGCTTAA
- a CDS encoding ABC transporter permease yields MSLFNKIKQKIFQKNNAKKELDEIDRETLKLAPNPMLQPFQYQAWKLVGKTFDYHIDSQLKPQSKKFKEFVYRYSNNSSGVLGVLIIFVLIILALIIPFTTLDPNLSDVNNRSLTFNQTDSNGIYHLFGTDSLGRDFWARLWHGLRYSLALAFVVTFIEVFIGLTFGIMMGQFNKFDKFLTFIIKILSVVPTILILILITIIAKPTFWVIALSLSLTSWTGMANQIRAQVKRAKNFEWVSASKVLGTPIYKILLNYVPVILPILITQLVFTIPGVVLSETSLSFIGLAIEDIPTLGNLISDGQKDFPTYLRYVFVPSTFLVLITTSVQLIGSSVQDSLRRQR; encoded by the coding sequence ATGTCACTTTTTAATAAAATAAAACAAAAAATCTTTCAAAAAAATAATGCTAAAAAAGAACTAGATGAAATAGATAGGGAGACCTTAAAATTAGCTCCTAACCCAATGCTGCAACCATTTCAATATCAAGCATGAAAATTAGTCGGTAAAACTTTTGATTACCACATAGATTCGCAATTAAAACCACAATCTAAAAAATTCAAAGAATTTGTTTATCGTTATTCAAATAATTCTTCTGGAGTTTTAGGCGTATTAATAATTTTTGTACTTATAATATTAGCTTTAATTATTCCTTTTACAACTTTAGACCCTAATTTAAGTGATGTAAATAATCGCTCCTTAACATTTAATCAAACCGATTCAAATGGTATTTATCATTTATTTGGAACTGATAGTTTGGGAAGAGACTTTTGAGCTCGTTTATGACACGGTTTAAGGTATTCATTAGCACTAGCTTTTGTTGTAACATTTATTGAAGTATTTATAGGTTTAACTTTCGGAATAATGATGGGTCAATTTAATAAATTTGATAAATTTCTAACTTTCATTATTAAAATTTTATCCGTTGTTCCTACTATATTAATTTTAATTTTAATTACAATTATAGCTAAACCGACATTTTGAGTAATTGCTTTATCACTTTCTTTAACATCTTGAACAGGTATGGCTAACCAAATTCGAGCACAAGTAAAAAGAGCAAAAAATTTTGAATGAGTATCAGCATCAAAAGTTTTAGGAACACCAATTTATAAAATTTTGTTAAATTATGTACCTGTAATTTTACCAATATTAATTACCCAATTAGTTTTTACAATTCCTGGAGTCGTTTTATCAGAAACTTCTTTATCTTTTATAGGATTAGCAATAGAAGATATTCCTACATTAGGTAATTTGATTTCTGATGGACAAAAGGATTTCCCAACTTATTTAAGATATGTTTTTGTGCCTTCTACATTTTTAGTTTTAATTACAACTAGTGTTCAATTAATTGGATCTAGTGTACAAGATTCTTTAAGAAGACAAAGATAG
- a CDS encoding ABC transporter ATP-binding protein, with amino-acid sequence MKKNYKRTLKYFWLRIKKQYSKIKKYLFNFLSNKRNKKSFDLEKILSNAKYKTLKSGEKLKIAAQIDDIHLSFLNPARPGEKNKVLRGTSLKIYEGKVHAIIGESGSGKSVITSLLYGLPGNNAVIDSGEIKLYNNNVEKFSLKDWEKSNFRGRIVSAVFQNPMSTLNPTMKVGDQIIEGMLLNKIVKTKKEAYDRAVEFLKLTKINDPEAVMKLYPHEMSGGMVQRVVIAAIVALEPKILVMDEPTTALDPTVQALVLDVVKNLQEKLKLAIVFITHDLGVVASIADYISIMYAGQIIEEGTSEEILRYPQHPYTWGLILSMPDLNKGERLSTIRGSVPSNLNNIKGDAFAVRNDFALGRDFEIEPDFYYVSETHRVKSALLDKQAPKYNPPKVIQKLWKEYLNEK; translated from the coding sequence ATGAAAAAGAATTATAAAAGAACATTAAAATATTTTTGGCTTAGAATAAAAAAACAATATTCAAAAATTAAAAAATATCTTTTTAATTTTTTATCTAATAAAAGAAACAAAAAAAGTTTTGATTTAGAAAAAATTCTATCTAATGCTAAATATAAAACTTTAAAAAGTGGGGAAAAATTAAAAATTGCAGCTCAAATTGATGATATTCATTTATCTTTTTTAAACCCAGCAAGACCTGGAGAAAAAAATAAAGTCTTAAGAGGAACTTCTTTAAAAATTTATGAAGGTAAAGTTCATGCGATAATTGGAGAATCAGGATCAGGTAAATCTGTTATTACTTCTTTACTTTATGGTTTACCAGGGAATAATGCAGTAATTGATTCGGGAGAAATAAAACTTTACAATAATAATGTTGAAAAATTTTCATTAAAAGATTGAGAAAAATCGAATTTTAGAGGAAGAATCGTTTCGGCAGTATTTCAAAATCCTATGTCTACATTAAATCCAACAATGAAAGTAGGAGATCAAATCATTGAAGGAATGCTTTTAAACAAAATTGTTAAAACTAAAAAAGAAGCTTATGATAGAGCTGTTGAGTTTTTAAAGTTAACAAAAATAAATGATCCAGAAGCGGTAATGAAACTTTATCCTCATGAAATGTCTGGAGGGATGGTTCAAAGAGTTGTAATAGCAGCTATTGTTGCTTTGGAACCTAAAATTCTAGTAATGGATGAGCCAACAACAGCTTTAGATCCTACAGTTCAAGCTCTAGTTTTAGACGTTGTTAAAAATTTACAAGAGAAATTAAAATTAGCAATAGTTTTTATTACCCATGATTTAGGAGTTGTAGCTTCTATTGCAGATTATATTTCCATTATGTATGCAGGTCAAATTATAGAAGAAGGAACATCAGAAGAAATTTTACGTTATCCACAACATCCTTATACATGAGGACTTATATTAAGTATGCCAGATTTAAATAAAGGAGAAAGACTTTCTACTATTAGAGGAAGCGTTCCTTCTAATTTAAACAATATTAAAGGTGATGCTTTTGCTGTGAGAAATGATTTTGCTTTAGGAAGAGACTTTGAAATTGAACCAGATTTTTATTATGTTTCAGAAACTCATAGAGTTAAATCAGCTCTTTTAGATAAGCAAGCTCCTAAATACAATCCACCAAAAGTTATTCAAAAATTGTGAAAGGAATATTTAAATGAAAAATAG
- a CDS encoding ABC transporter ATP-binding protein: MKNSQSSEKTYLIKKNPFFKKRIIRKNVKGLEEMLEPKHNEEILAKLRNVDIVYGSGSKEFKAVSDINLNIYKGEVLGLVGESGSGKSTIGKTLVGLVPYSFGEISLLDKVLPKKMTRGFKIGKKLKEYKKIEEFMVQKVQMIFQDPANSLNPHATVEKIVSEGLVNFKNSKEIYLFNFDQEAKKTIYDLIKKDQNFNSQFYIEFEKELDFNIAQNSSISYNCLFEKLLTKLEEDKKNDLVLKLKELKLKRDNLSLITESEAKKELVKEILKSVGLDDSVLPRYPLEFSGGQQQRIGISRAVVLRPQLLVADEPISALDVSIQAQVVNIFNDLKEKYNLTILFIAHDLRMVEYISDRIAVMNKGRILEIGKTEEIMNKSLHPYTKSLLDAVPSIHGKKGSLIGYVYDANMHKYDKNNQPEWIKINDDHYVLATKEEIEKWKKGKY, from the coding sequence ATGAAAAATAGTCAATCATCTGAAAAAACTTATTTAATCAAAAAAAATCCTTTCTTTAAAAAAAGAATAATTAGAAAAAATGTTAAAGGTCTAGAGGAGATGTTGGAACCTAAACATAATGAAGAGATTTTAGCTAAATTAAGAAATGTTGATATTGTTTATGGTTCAGGTAGCAAGGAATTTAAAGCTGTTTCAGATATTAATTTAAATATTTATAAAGGTGAAGTTTTAGGATTAGTAGGTGAATCAGGTTCAGGGAAAAGTACAATTGGAAAAACACTCGTAGGATTAGTTCCTTATTCTTTTGGTGAAATATCTTTATTAGATAAAGTTTTACCTAAAAAAATGACTAGAGGTTTTAAAATTGGTAAAAAACTAAAAGAATACAAAAAAATTGAAGAGTTTATGGTTCAAAAAGTTCAAATGATTTTTCAAGATCCAGCTAACTCATTAAACCCTCATGCTACAGTAGAAAAAATAGTTTCTGAAGGATTAGTTAACTTTAAAAATTCTAAAGAGATATATCTTTTTAATTTTGATCAGGAAGCCAAAAAAACAATTTATGATTTAATAAAAAAAGACCAAAACTTTAATAGTCAATTTTATATTGAATTTGAAAAGGAATTAGATTTTAATATAGCACAAAACTCTTCTATAAGTTATAACTGTCTTTTTGAAAAACTTTTAACTAAATTAGAAGAAGATAAAAAAAATGATTTAGTTCTAAAACTAAAAGAGCTAAAACTAAAAAGAGATAATCTTAGTTTAATTACAGAATCAGAAGCAAAAAAAGAATTAGTAAAAGAAATTTTAAAATCTGTTGGATTAGATGATTCGGTTTTACCAAGGTATCCTTTAGAGTTTTCAGGTGGACAACAACAAAGAATTGGTATATCTAGAGCAGTAGTTTTAAGACCACAGTTACTAGTTGCTGATGAGCCAATTTCTGCGCTTGATGTTTCAATACAAGCGCAAGTAGTAAATATTTTTAATGATTTAAAAGAAAAATATAATTTAACTATTTTATTTATAGCTCACGACTTGCGTATGGTGGAATATATTTCAGATCGAATCGCGGTAATGAACAAGGGAAGAATTCTAGAAATAGGAAAAACAGAAGAGATAATGAATAAATCATTACACCCTTATACTAAAAGTTTATTAGATGCAGTGCCTTCTATTCATGGCAAAAAAGGAAGTTTAATAGGCTATGTGTATGATGCTAATATGCATAAATATGATAAAAATAATCAACCAGAATGAATAAAAATTAATGATGATCATTATGTTTTAGCTACAAAAGAAGAAATAGAAAAATGAAAGAAAGGAAAATATTAA
- a CDS encoding DUF262 domain-containing protein, whose translation MNNINENKKTIFNLLSESQEKEFLIPEYQRPYSWTEEQVETLFNDIWDFYLSKNDLNKEENYFLGSIVSFINSEKQNEIIDGQQRITSLLLLLRAIHKILENSSQQSEEAKQLSKDIEICIWKINNKISRTIDKNSLTIKSEVINKKEEEIFQNILITGEAKEKAKDNYSKNYIKLEKLIEEKMKNEAEGIYNFFYIIIHEVVVFPITANSQDTALTIFFTLNNRGMLLSDSDIFKSSIYKSLVNKEEKDQFISNWKNIEDSSKNVNESMQSLFYYYMFYIRATKNDTKSTTPGVRNFFLKYFKEEKDANLHNKIIESLEKINELWHIIFKLHENLQDKNQKFKWTKNKNILKSLDILTFYPNEFWKYPVVNFFLTNYDKLLENDDTTEKEFEIFLKKFSAWILLEYIDQPNINYIKPRIVQLNNLIFKRDLNINSFLTNSINYEIFKEKVKIPHNNILKMILKAVTYHLYKQEDLLPKIWETEHIKPKSWIAYSTDKETEKEFIEQIGNKIPIEKSTNIKASDDCFTIKKGIYENSNIEVLKNLSNSKIENWNNDKIEERTKFITEGLWEILNK comes from the coding sequence ATGAATAATATAAACGAAAATAAAAAAACAATTTTTAATTTATTAAGCGAAAGTCAAGAAAAGGAATTTTTAATTCCTGAGTATCAAAGACCATATTCTTGAACTGAAGAACAAGTAGAGACTCTTTTTAATGATATTTGAGACTTTTATTTAAGTAAAAACGATTTAAATAAAGAAGAAAACTATTTTTTAGGTTCTATAGTTTCTTTTATAAATTCTGAAAAACAAAATGAAATAATAGATGGTCAACAAAGAATAACATCTTTATTATTACTATTAAGGGCAATACATAAAATTTTAGAAAATTCTTCTCAACAATCTGAAGAAGCTAAACAATTATCTAAAGATATAGAGATTTGTATTTGAAAAATAAATAATAAAATTTCTAGAACTATTGATAAAAATTCTTTAACAATTAAATCAGAAGTTATAAATAAAAAAGAAGAAGAAATTTTTCAAAATATTTTAATTACAGGAGAAGCTAAAGAAAAAGCAAAAGATAATTACTCAAAAAATTACATAAAATTAGAAAAACTTATAGAAGAAAAAATGAAAAATGAAGCTGAAGGAATATATAATTTTTTCTATATAATTATTCATGAAGTGGTTGTATTTCCTATAACTGCTAATTCTCAAGATACAGCATTAACTATCTTTTTTACATTAAATAATAGAGGAATGTTACTTTCTGATTCTGATATTTTTAAATCTAGTATATATAAAAGTTTAGTTAATAAAGAAGAAAAAGATCAATTTATATCAAATTGAAAAAATATAGAAGATAGTTCTAAAAATGTAAATGAATCAATGCAAAGTTTATTTTATTACTATATGTTTTACATAAGAGCAACCAAGAATGATACCAAGTCTACTACTCCAGGTGTAAGAAACTTCTTTTTAAAATATTTTAAAGAAGAAAAAGATGCAAATCTACATAATAAAATAATTGAATCTTTAGAAAAAATCAACGAATTATGACACATCATTTTTAAATTGCATGAAAATTTACAAGATAAAAATCAAAAATTTAAATGAACTAAAAATAAAAATATACTTAAATCGCTAGATATACTGACTTTTTATCCGAATGAATTTTGAAAATATCCTGTAGTTAACTTCTTTTTAACTAATTACGATAAGTTATTAGAAAATGATGATACAACAGAAAAAGAATTTGAAATATTTTTAAAAAAGTTTAGCGCTTGAATATTATTAGAATACATAGATCAACCTAATATTAACTATATAAAACCAAGAATTGTTCAATTAAATAATTTGATTTTTAAAAGAGATTTAAATATAAATTCTTTTTTAACTAATAGTATTAACTATGAGATTTTTAAAGAAAAAGTTAAAATTCCACACAATAATATTTTAAAAATGATTTTAAAAGCAGTTACTTATCATTTATATAAACAAGAAGATTTGTTACCAAAAATTTGAGAAACAGAACATATAAAACCTAAAAGTTGAATTGCTTATTCAACTGATAAAGAAACAGAAAAAGAGTTTATAGAACAAATAGGTAATAAAATTCCTATAGAAAAATCTACTAATATTAAAGCTAGTGATGATTGTTTCACAATTAAGAAAGGGATATATGAAAATTCAAACATTGAAGTTCTTAAAAACCTTTCTAATTCAAAAATAGAAAATTGAAACAATGACAAAATTGAAGAAAGAACTAAGTTTATAACTGAAGGACTTTGAGAAATATTAAATAAATAG
- a CDS encoding DUF4116 domain-containing protein: MENKELYKKVKKELVNFCEENNIFNNEINYHTFGTSNDIDFIVKLISSKIFIIKNNKFVDNWKNIDPLLFEKEQFIIALFDELSINYNEEFFLFNEDNGIIKTLILFLLKEYISKKIINDKNFIIQNYEKYYFILSFLNNEIWKLDKIKKIISKDEDISKVIFFKELLENKELAIPHIEKDIEIFYLLPDSLKNDREIVLEALKQDGTALEYASDSLKSDREFILEAVKEKGNALEYASDSLKSDREFILEVVKEEWHALEYASDELRSDKEIVLEALKQDGWALKYASDELRSDREIVLEALKQDGWALGYASDELKSDREIVLEALKQDGTALHYASDSLKSDREIVLEAVKQDGTALEYASDELRSDREIVLEAVKQNGMALRYVSDLLKSDREFILEAVKKNGWALGYASDELKSDREIVLEALKQDGTALEYVSDELRSDREFILEAVKENETALEYASDELKSDREIVLESIKQNGMALRYVSDSLKSDREIVLEAIKQNGMALKYVSDLLKSDREIVLEALKEDGIALRYVSDSLKSDREFILEAVKENGWALEYASDELKSDREIVLEALKQDGTALEYASDELKSDREIVLEAVKQNGTALHYASDSLKSDRKIVLEAVKQDGWALEYASDSLKSDREIVLEALKQDGWALKYVSDSLKSDKEFILEAVKEKGNALEYASDSLKSDKEIVLEAVKQNWMALEYASDTFKNNREIVLEVLKQNWMALEYASDSLKSDREFILEAVKENGWALKYASDTFKNNREIVLEVLKQNWMALEYASDSLKSDREFILEAVKENGWALEYASDSLKSDREIVLEAVKQNGTALHYASDSLKSDREIVLEAVKQDGRALKYVSDEFKSNREIVLEAVKQDGRALEYASDSLKSDREFILEAVKINELVFFFTSYEIMNDKEFLLELIKKVNLPIFFVNNKNLNLKDILNIEINFKNKEDKNE; this comes from the coding sequence ATGGAAAACAAAGAACTTTATAAAAAAGTAAAAAAAGAATTAGTTAATTTTTGTGAGGAAAACAATATTTTTAACAACGAAATTAATTATCACACATTCGGTACATCAAATGATATTGATTTCATTGTAAAACTTATTAGTTCAAAAATTTTTATAATTAAAAATAATAAATTTGTAGATAATTGGAAAAATATTGATCCGCTTTTATTTGAAAAAGAACAATTTATTATTGCGCTTTTTGATGAATTAAGCATTAATTATAATGAAGAATTTTTTCTGTTTAATGAAGATAATGGAATTATAAAAACACTTATTTTATTTCTATTGAAAGAATATATTTCAAAAAAAATAATAAATGATAAAAACTTTATTATTCAGAATTATGAAAAATACTATTTTATACTTTCTTTTTTAAATAACGAAATATGAAAATTAGATAAAATAAAAAAAATAATTTCAAAAGATGAGGATATATCAAAAGTGATCTTTTTTAAAGAGTTGTTAGAAAATAAAGAATTAGCAATTCCTCATATCGAAAAAGATATTGAAATATTTTATTTACTTCCTGATTCATTAAAAAACGATAGAGAAATTGTGTTGGAAGCTTTAAAACAAGATGGAACTGCTTTAGAATATGCTTCTGATTCATTAAAAAGTGATAGAGAATTTATTTTAGAGGCTGTAAAAGAAAAAGGAAATGCTTTAGAATATGCGTCTGATTCATTAAAAAGTGATAGAGAATTTATTTTAGAGGTTGTAAAAGAAGAATGACATGCTTTAGAATATGCGTCTGATGAATTAAGAAGTGATAAAGAAATTGTGTTGGAAGCTTTAAAACAAGATGGATGAGCTTTAAAATATGCGTCTGATGAATTAAGAAGTGATAGAGAAATTGTGTTGGAAGCTTTAAAACAAGATGGATGAGCTTTAGGATATGCGTCTGATGAATTAAAAAGTGATAGAGAAATTGTGTTGGAAGCTTTAAAACAAGATGGAACAGCTTTACATTATGCATCTGATTCATTAAAAAGTGATAGAGAAATTGTGTTGGAAGCTGTGAAACAAGATGGAACTGCTTTAGAATATGCGTCTGATGAATTAAGAAGTGATAGAGAAATTGTTTTAGAGGCTGTAAAACAAAATGGAATGGCTTTAAGATATGTGTCTGATTTACTAAAAAGTGATAGAGAATTTATTTTAGAGGCTGTGAAAAAAAATGGATGAGCTTTAGGATATGCATCTGATGAATTAAAAAGTGATAGAGAAATTGTGTTGGAAGCTTTGAAACAAGATGGAACTGCTTTAGAATATGTGTCTGATGAATTAAGAAGTGATAGAGAATTTATTTTAGAGGCTGTAAAAGAAAATGAAACGGCTTTAGAATATGCGTCTGATGAATTAAAAAGTGATAGAGAAATTGTTTTAGAATCTATCAAACAAAATGGAATGGCTTTAAGATATGTGTCTGATTCGTTAAAAAGTGATAGAGAAATTGTTTTAGAAGCTATCAAACAAAATGGAATGGCTTTAAAATATGTGTCTGATTTGTTAAAAAGTGATAGAGAAATTGTATTGGAAGCTTTAAAAGAAGATGGAATTGCTTTAAGATATGTGTCTGATTCGTTAAAAAGTGATAGAGAATTTATTTTAGAGGCTGTAAAAGAAAATGGATGAGCTTTAGAATATGCGTCTGATGAATTAAAAAGTGATAGAGAAATTGTGTTGGAAGCTTTGAAACAAGATGGAACTGCTTTAGAATATGCGTCTGATGAATTAAAAAGTGATAGAGAAATTGTGTTGGAAGCTGTCAAACAAAATGGAACAGCTTTACATTATGCATCTGATTCGTTAAAAAGTGATAGAAAAATTGTGTTGGAAGCTGTGAAACAAGATGGATGAGCTTTAGAATATGCGTCTGATTCATTAAAAAGTGATAGAGAAATTGTGTTGGAAGCTTTGAAACAAGATGGATGAGCTTTAAAATATGTGTCTGATTCACTAAAAAGTGATAAAGAATTTATTTTAGAGGCTGTAAAAGAAAAAGGAAATGCTTTAGAATATGCGTCTGATTCATTAAAAAGTGATAAAGAAATTGTGTTGGAAGCTGTCAAACAAAATTGAATGGCTTTAGAATATGCTTCTGATACATTTAAAAACAATAGAGAAATTGTATTGGAAGTTCTGAAACAAAATTGAATGGCTTTAGAATATGCTTCTGATTCATTAAAAAGTGATAGAGAATTTATTTTAGAGGCTGTAAAAGAAAATGGATGAGCTTTAAAATATGCTTCTGATACATTTAAAAACAATAGAGAAATTGTATTGGAAGTTCTGAAACAAAATTGAATGGCTTTAGAATATGCTTCTGATTCATTAAAAAGTGATAGAGAATTTATTTTAGAGGCTGTAAAAGAAAATGGATGAGCTTTAGAATATGCGTCTGATTCATTAAAAAGTGATAGAGAAATTGTTTTAGAAGCTGTCAAACAAAATGGAACAGCTTTACATTATGCATCTGATTCGTTAAAAAGTGATAGAGAAATTGTGTTGGAAGCTGTGAAACAAGATGGAAGAGCTTTAAAATATGTATCTGATGAATTCAAAAGTAATAGAGAAATTGTGTTGGAAGCTGTGAAACAAGATGGAAGAGCTTTAGAATATGCGTCTGATTCATTAAAAAGTGATAGAGAATTTATTTTAGAAGCTGTTAAAATAAATGAATTAGTATTTTTTTTCACTTCTTATGAAATAATGAATGATAAAGAATTTTTATTAGAATTAATAAAAAAAGTTAACTTACCTATATTTTTTGTAAATAATAAAAATTTAAATCTTAAAGATATATTAAACATAGAAATAAACTTTAAAAATAAAGAGGATAAAAATGAATAA
- a CDS encoding helix-turn-helix domain-containing protein codes for MFYKKYSIRQIANFLNVNHSTVSRELKEIQIFTDFMII; via the coding sequence TTGTTTTATAAAAAATATTCAATTAGACAAATTGCTAATTTTCTTAATGTCAATCACTCAACAGTGTCAAGAGAATTAAAAGAAATTCAAATTTTTACGGATTTTATGATCATTTAA